The Noviherbaspirillum cavernae region GCGCCGATATCGCCGAGCGTCGCACCGGGCCGCACTTCCGCGATGCCGGCCATCATGGCTTCATGCGTCGTATCGACCAGCCGGTTGGCCAGCACGGATACCGCCCCGACCTTGTAGGTGCGGCTCGAATCGCCGTGCCAGCCGTTGAGCTTGGGCGTGACGTCGATGTTGACGATATCGCCGGTCTTCAGAATCTTGCTCGCGGACGGGATGCCGTGCGTGACCACGTGGTTGACCGAGATGCAGGATGCATGCTTGTAGCCATGGTAGTCGATGGTGGCGGGGATGCTGCCGGCGGCGCGCATGAAGTCTTCGCACAGCTTGTCGAGTTCGGCGGTGGACACGCCGGCCTTCACGTGGGGCGTGATGAAATCCAGCGTGTCGGCGGCGATCCTGCCTGCGAGGCGCAACTGGATGAAGTCGGCCTCGTCGTGGAGGCGGATGGGTCTGCCGTGTTCGGTTTGTGTCGAGTAGCGCATGGTATTCAGTCTGGATGCCGTGCCCAT contains the following coding sequences:
- the map gene encoding type I methionyl aminopeptidase is translated as MGTASRLNTMRYSTQTEHGRPIRLHDEADFIQLRLAGRIAADTLDFITPHVKAGVSTAELDKLCEDFMRAAGSIPATIDYHGYKHASCISVNHVVTHGIPSASKILKTGDIVNIDVTPKLNGWHGDSSRTYKVGAVSVLANRLVDTTHEAMMAGIAEVRPGATLGDIGAAIEAIARAAGFSSVRDFCGHGTGEVFHAPPQVLHYGRRGTGIVLEPGMIFTIEPMFNTGGHQVKVLPDGWTTVTKDHSLSAQFEHTVAVTETGVEIFTLPSSGVAG